A DNA window from Setaria viridis chromosome 2, Setaria_viridis_v4.0, whole genome shotgun sequence contains the following coding sequences:
- the LOC117842649 gene encoding secreted RxLR effector protein 161-like, producing MEERLKLSHDSTAEEVDATHYRRLVGSLRYLAHMRLDLAFSVGYVSRFMQRPTTEHLQALKRILRYVAGTLNYDLHYLRYPWTAHFISYNDSNHVGNINTSKSTSRMFFFLGKCLVSWQPVKQQVVALSSCEAEYIAASSASTPALWLARLLGDLLDKDAEAVELRVDSKSALALAKNPIFHE from the coding sequence ATGGAGGAGAGGCTAAAGCTGAGCCATGACAGCACGGCTGAGGAGGTGGATGCTACACACTACCGACGGcttgtggggagccttcgctacCTCGCCCACATGCGGCTGGACTTGGCGTTCTCCGTCGGCTACGTCAGTCGGTTTAtgcagcgaccgacgacggaGCACCTGCAGGCCCTCAAGAGGATCCTCCGCTATGTTGCGGGGACTCTCAACTACGACCTCCACTACCTGAGGTATCCCTGGACGGCACACTTCATTAGCTACAATGACAGCAACCACGTCGGCAACATCaacaccagcaagagcacgagcaggatgttcttcttccttggcaAGTGCCTCGTCAGCTGGCAGCcggtcaagcagcaggtggtggccctATCCAGTTGTGAGGCCGAGTATATTGCTGCTTCTTCTGCTTCGACTCCGGCTCTCTGGCTCGCTCGGCTGCTCGGCGATCTTCTTGACAAGGATGCTGAAGCagtggagctcagggtggatAGCAAGTCTGCTTTGGCTCTGGCGAAGAATCCTATCTTTCACGAGTGA